The Betta splendens chromosome 2, fBetSpl5.4, whole genome shotgun sequence nucleotide sequence GCAGtacgtctccttcctgctcttgGCATCAGTCAGCTCTGGTCCCCGGTTCCACACTCGGGCCTGCATGACCCCGTACTCAGTGTAGCCGACGAAGTGCCCCACGTTGCTGCTGAACCTGACAATCTCCAGCCTGTTGTAGTAATCGGAGTAGATGTACTCGATGTCCTTCAGCTCAGTGGAGTTAAAGTCACAGTGGGCCACCGTGTAGCATCGGAACCCATCTAGAGAACCAGAGCGGAACCAGAGCAGAACCTGAACAGCTGCAGATGGTAACTGGTGCCAAAGCGTCTGCTACAGGGTGAGGTTTTAAAGTCAAACATGATGCTGTGCATTGATCAGTGATCAGTGTGTGGATCCTACCTGCTGTAGACAtaatgaagaggagagagaagctgAGGAAGGATGAAGCCATGTTCTCTGTTCTCACTGAGAGCGGCTCTAAAAGCCAGGGGACAAAGGTCACATGATGCAGCCTCACTGGTTACCAGGTAGATAATGCATAGAACAGAGGAAATGTACAGTTCCTCATGTCCAGGATCACGTTGACGTGTGAACACAAGGAGCCGGGGGTCAAATagcaaatgtaaatgtgtctgtGGCTTAAACTCTGAAGACTTTGTTTCAGtcacattgttattattaccTTACAAACATTTATCGTTATCCAAACACTAAGCTTTAGTAACTCACCAGCTTCCACGCTTTGTCTCTAACTGTTGATTCACCTCATCACCTTAGGAGCTGGATGCGTTCAAGTGACTGAAAGTTCTGAACATTACAGCCTTTAAGAGAACAGCAGGACAAAACATGCTTTCACATCTGTTTTGTTGGTCCTTTCATTTTCAATTTTCTTCATTTAACCAGTAGAGTCATGAGTTCCCACATCCCATTTTCTGTAGACAGCACAGTCTGTCAACACCACCAAAACAAACCTAAAATCAAGGATCCAGACAAGATATGTTGATGATATGATGTTTACATTATCAATTCAGGTCTGACTAATCCTAAATTGTCTTTGCTGCCTTTTGTTCAACAACAGTTAGTTTTTATATGGCCTGCtgaatgaaatgtttgttttgttatctTTTTGACTTCAacttttgtgtttgctgttaaaactgtttgtttggcttttttGGCATCGGACTGTGTAGGCAGCTTCTTGAGCGACGCAGACGGCCACACAACAGGAAGGAGCGTTTACCATCCCAcctgatatacagtatgtgcatatGGTTCTTTTACTTTAATTCtatttgtaatttttattaCTAATTTGTAACTGTAAATACTTAACAAAGTAATGTCCCTGATATAGGATCAATAAAGAATTATTTTACATTACAcctaagagagagagagaagagagagattTTGGTTATTACGTAATTATCAACAATTACCAATGACAATTGTCCATAATTTGAATATTAAGATACTTTAAATTATTATAGGGCACCACACTAGTTCCAGGAACCAATAACCAATTAAGCAATAAGACAGAGATTTATTTACAAACTGcaacaataataaattaaatacagtaataaaatatcacaaatacatattaaacacaaataatcacagacaacaatCAGTTAGTTGAAACAAACTTTAATAACTAAGCCAATATTGATGATGACCAACGCTAATTTGGCCCTAACAGTATGAGGTAGACAGAATGATTAATGATCACACAGTGGACTCACGCTCTCCTCCAACAAGATCAGCTGACAGATCAAGCTCTGTCAGCACGTGGGCCTCAGATGAGATTGCTCAGCACTTCAGAAAGTACAGAGTAGGAACCACAGATCATAAGGAACACTTGTTGAAAGGCCTTTCACATTACTGTTCCTGATATACAACAGTGTTGTATAAAACAAACATTGGATCCTACACAAAGCCTCAGTTCTTAGAACAAGGACTTGTAAAAAGTCACACATTTCTGTGTCCAAGTCAAGTCTGTGGTCAGTGAGGGACAAGCTGGAGTCAAGTCAGACGTCTGTAGTTATGCTAGACCCGGTTCCAGCTGACGCCTTGATGGTTCCTCCCATCAGGTGGTTAATCAGCTTCAGAGTTTCCTTTGATGAGGAAGAAGGTTCCAGCTGCCACACCGAGCAGAGCAACAGTCAGACCCAGAGCACAGAACACTGCAGGGCCAACACTGGGCTGCTGCACGTCCACCTCTGACGGCAGAGAACACACTGGTTACAGACATGTAGCTGCATCTTAGCTGCTTTACTGAAGGTTCTCACCCCAGATACTGGTGAGCGGTTGGTCCAGGCCTGGATGCTGCGCTGTGCAGGTGTACACGTCTCCCTGCTGGGGGATGAACTGCAGTCTGAAGATCTGTTTAAAGGAACCATCTTTGTTGAGGTGGGGAACGTTAGCCACGGGTCCATCGGTCACGTTCTGTCCGTTCTTGGTCCAGTGGACTTTGACGGGGGCAGGGTAGAACCCAGTCGCGTAGCATATCAGGGTGTTCATGTCTCCGAGCTGCAGGTCGTCTCTGGTGTAGATCATCAGATTGGATGGAGGATCTGAAAAGAAAGAAGTCCAGCCAACAAACCGTAtacagaaagaaaatgagagagaagaaagacacAAAATCATTTGGTTTTCCTCACCGTTCTTTAAGGGGATGTCCTTCATGGCTTGACGCCTCAGCCCCAGGTTCCTCTTGCAGATCCTCTGACCCTCCAGAGCCTGTTGGTACATGTCGCCTGTGTGGCTGATGTGATCCATAAAGCTGGGCTGAGGTTCCACTCCTCTGCCGTTGACAAAGTCTGCGTACCATGTGTCCTCATCATCCAGGCCGTACACCAGCTCCCCGTCGGTGTCCGAGCAGCCGTTGACGGCAAAGTCACTGTGGAGAACTGAAACCAGGATTGAAGATGCTGACCTGTCGTCTGCTGCTCAGAACTCAGCCAAACCAGGAGCCGttcaaaaacagtttaaactgAATCACACTTACATTCAGCAGGAAAACAGAAGAAattggaccagaaccaggacaggaccaggaaCAGTTCTGacaccttcatcttcatcacccTGATGAGCAGTAGCATGTTTCGATGCCcccaactactgtatgtgaggaaGAGCCTGAAAGAGTAGTGAAGCGAAAGCCACAGGATCACTGGCTCAca carries:
- the LOC114847985 gene encoding H-2 class II histocompatibility antigen, A-Q alpha chain-like isoform X2; this translates as MLLLIRVMKMKVSELFLVLSWFWSNFFCFPAEFLHSDFAVNGCSDTDGELVYGLDDEDTWYADFVNGRGVEPQPSFMDHISHTGDMYQQALEGQRICKRNLGLRRQAMKDIPLKNDPPSNLMIYTRDDLQLGDMNTLICYATGFYPAPVKVHWTKNGQNVTDGPVANVPHLNKDGSFKQIFRLQFIPQQGDVYTCTAQHPGLDQPLTSIWEVDVQQPSVGPAVFCALGLTVALLGVAAGTFFLIKGNSEAD
- the LOC114847985 gene encoding RLA class II histocompatibility antigen, DP alpha-1 chain-like isoform X1, whose amino-acid sequence is MLLLIRVMKMKVSELFLVLSWFWSNFFCFPAEFLHSDFAVNGCSDTDGELVYGLDDEDTWYADFVNGRGVEPQPSFMDHISHTGDMYQQALEGQRICKRNLGLRRQAMKDIPLKNGEENQMILCLSSLSFSFCIRFVGWTSFFSDPPSNLMIYTRDDLQLGDMNTLICYATGFYPAPVKVHWTKNGQNVTDGPVANVPHLNKDGSFKQIFRLQFIPQQGDVYTCTAQHPGLDQPLTSIWEVDVQQPSVGPAVFCALGLTVALLGVAAGTFFLIKGNSEAD